The Flaviramulus sp. BrNp1-15 genome has a window encoding:
- a CDS encoding glycoside hydrolase family 127 protein, which translates to MKLSKYIFILSIALVLLNCKSDKNDVAKADETKTGYQIEPVDIQHVKVTDEFWLPIIKRVQEKTIEYAITKCEEEGRLDNFLIAGGQMEGEVKGAMPFDDTDVYKIIEGASNSLISAPNKELETVLDSLVSIIKVGQEADGYLTTWRTINPAKPPAHWVKTEKGVRWDGLFMSHELYNAGHLYEAAAVHYKATGKRNFLDIALKNADLMVKTFGEGEQKIQAVPGHQIIETGLIKLYQITGKEDYLNLAKYFLDNRGNPENHELFGPYSQDHIPVVQQTEVTGHSVRAVYMYAAMTDIAAIKKDSLYEKASYNLWENMVGKKMYITGGIGAKHDGEQFGDNYELPNLTAYSETCAAIGSVYWNHKLHQLTGDVKYLDVLERTLYNGLISGLSLDGTNFFYPNALESDGVYKSNRGSCTRQSWFDCSCCPTNVIRFVPSIPGLIYSKSKNTVYVNLYATNNATINLDGKTVKVTQQTSYPWNGTVNITVDANSEVTVKFRVPGWSRNEVLPSDLYTYSNISNAKPTLSINGKKVETSIRGGYFEVTRNWKADDNIEIIFPMEVRTVKANDKVVEDRGKLSLEYGPLVYAVEEVDNTKFDKITVSPNDKFTVQKQNILEGVNTISNENLKAIPYYAWSNRGVNKMKVWLPIKE; encoded by the coding sequence ATGAAGCTATCAAAATACATATTTATTTTATCAATCGCACTTGTTTTACTCAACTGTAAGTCAGATAAAAATGACGTTGCTAAAGCAGATGAAACAAAAACTGGCTATCAAATTGAACCAGTAGATATTCAACATGTAAAAGTAACAGATGAGTTTTGGTTGCCTATTATAAAACGTGTTCAAGAGAAGACTATAGAATATGCCATAACTAAATGCGAAGAAGAAGGTCGTTTAGATAATTTTTTGATTGCTGGCGGACAAATGGAAGGCGAAGTAAAAGGAGCGATGCCTTTTGATGATACCGATGTTTATAAGATTATAGAAGGAGCTTCAAATTCATTGATTAGTGCTCCAAATAAAGAGTTGGAAACCGTTTTAGATTCTTTGGTAAGCATCATAAAAGTTGGTCAAGAAGCAGATGGGTACTTAACCACTTGGCGCACAATAAATCCTGCAAAACCACCAGCACATTGGGTTAAAACTGAAAAAGGCGTACGATGGGATGGTTTATTTATGAGTCATGAGTTGTATAACGCAGGTCATTTATACGAAGCAGCTGCAGTACATTACAAAGCCACAGGTAAACGTAATTTTTTAGATATAGCTTTAAAAAATGCTGATTTAATGGTGAAAACTTTTGGTGAAGGCGAGCAAAAAATTCAAGCAGTTCCTGGACATCAAATTATAGAAACGGGATTAATTAAATTGTATCAAATCACGGGTAAAGAGGATTATTTAAATCTTGCAAAGTACTTTTTGGATAATCGTGGAAATCCTGAAAACCATGAGTTATTTGGTCCATATTCGCAAGATCATATTCCAGTGGTTCAGCAAACAGAAGTAACAGGTCATTCTGTGAGAGCGGTTTATATGTATGCAGCCATGACAGATATTGCGGCTATAAAAAAAGATTCGCTATACGAAAAAGCATCGTACAATCTTTGGGAAAATATGGTTGGTAAAAAAATGTATATCACTGGAGGTATTGGTGCTAAACATGATGGAGAACAGTTTGGAGATAATTATGAGTTGCCAAACCTTACTGCATATAGCGAAACCTGTGCAGCTATTGGGAGTGTGTATTGGAACCACAAACTACATCAGTTAACGGGTGATGTTAAATATCTTGATGTATTAGAACGTACCCTTTATAATGGCTTAATTTCAGGATTATCGCTAGATGGAACTAACTTTTTCTATCCTAATGCTTTAGAATCTGATGGTGTTTATAAATCCAATCGTGGCTCATGTACACGTCAATCTTGGTTTGATTGTTCATGCTGTCCAACCAATGTTATTCGTTTTGTGCCATCAATTCCAGGTTTGATTTATTCAAAAAGTAAAAACACAGTTTACGTTAACTTATATGCAACCAACAATGCAACCATCAATTTAGATGGGAAAACAGTTAAAGTAACCCAACAAACATCTTACCCTTGGAACGGAACAGTAAACATCACTGTTGATGCAAATTCTGAAGTTACAGTTAAATTTAGAGTTCCAGGTTGGAGTAGAAACGAAGTGTTACCTAGTGATTTATACACGTATTCAAATATTTCTAACGCAAAACCAACACTTAGTATTAATGGAAAAAAAGTAGAAACTTCAATAAGAGGTGGCTATTTTGAAGTAACTAGAAATTGGAAAGCAGATGACAACATTGAAATAATTTTCCCAATGGAAGTTAGAACCGTTAAAGCTAACGATAAAGTTGTAGAAGATAGAGGTAAACTATCCTTAGAGTATGGACCATTAGTATATGCAGTAGAAGAGGTTGATAATACAAAATTCGATAAAATTACGGTGTCACCTAACGACAAATTTACTGTTCAAAAGCAAAATATTTTAGAGGGTGTTAATACTATTTCGAATGAAAATTTAAAAGCCATTCCTTACTATGCTTGGTCTAACAGAGGAGTAAATAAGATGAAGGTATGGTTGCCAATCAAAGAGTAA